From the Paraflavitalea soli genome, the window TATTCCCAATGCATTGCGCGATGCGTCTGCCGCTTCCATCATGGCTTCCGCTTTCCTGGAGCTGCAGCAATATGTGGATGATGCCAAAGCAAAAGAATATGTCAGTGCAGCTGAGACCATGTTGCGCTCCCTGTCATCCCCTGCTTACAAAGCAGCGCCGGGCACTAATGGTGGTTTCATCATTGAGCATGGCGTAGGTCACCTGCCTGCCAAATCCGAAGTAGATGTGCCCCTTACCTATGGCGATTATTATTATGTAGAAGCCATGAAACGGTATAAAGAGCTGGCTAAATAAGCATGACCTTATTACATATATTTTCAAGTGCGGGCTGTCTGCAAAGACAGCCCACACTTTTTTGTAATATTGAATAGCTACCACTTACTTTTTCCCGATCAGGTAACTCACTCCAACACTCAGCGTGTGTAATTTGATGGACGAGTTTTCACCCATGTTAGATAATCCCGCCGCATACCGCAGATCAATGCCCAGACCTTCCGGCAGACGATAGCCTATGCCCATTACGAGCGAAGTCTCAAACTTATTCAGGATGTGCTTCATATCTTCTTCCGCATCAGTGTCTTTATAGATTGCTTTTCCCCTGACCAATAGGCCGAATTGAGGGCCGCCATTTACAAAGAATCCACTGCTATGATGAAGCTGGAACAATAATGGCAGCCGCAGGTAGGAAATAACGTATTTCAAACCGCCAGTCTGCGCGCCTTCCTGCGAATAGAACAGTTCTGGCTGCAGGATAAATAATTTGCTGAAAGAGAAACTGGCTACAGCGCCCGCATGCCAGCTGGTAAGGGTTTTAACTCCTGTGACCTCTTTGCCGATCATAGTAGCGAAATTGATACCAGCCTTCGGGCCAAATTGTACAGGGGGCTGCGCATTACATACATACGAAAGCAAAATGAGTACGGAACAAAATAATTTCCTTTTCATGGTGGTGTTTTTTTGTGGCACAAAAATGCTTCACTGCTCCGCTTCCC encodes:
- a CDS encoding porin family protein, with protein sequence MKRKLFCSVLILLSYVCNAQPPVQFGPKAGINFATMIGKEVTGVKTLTSWHAGAVASFSFSKLFILQPELFYSQEGAQTGGLKYVISYLRLPLLFQLHHSSGFFVNGGPQFGLLVRGKAIYKDTDAEEDMKHILNKFETSLVMGIGYRLPEGLGIDLRYAAGLSNMGENSSIKLHTLSVGVSYLIGKK